Below is a genomic region from Lysobacter terrestris.
GCTGATCCGTGGCGCCTTCACCCCAGCATGGCTGGACGGCGCCTGGCTGGTCATCGCCGCCACCGACGATCCGCAGGTCAACCGCGCCGTGGCCGCCGCGGCCGAGGCGCGGCGGGTCTGGGCGAACGTCGTCGACGACGCGGAGCTGTCCAGCGTCCACCTGCCCGCGCGGGTCGAGCGCGGCCCGGTGCAGATCGCGATTTCCAGCGGCGGCGGCGCGCCGATGCTGGCCCGCCACCTGCGCGAGCAGCTGGAATCCCGCTTCGACGAATCGCTCGGCGCGCTGGCCGACCTGCTCAGCCAGGCCCGCGAGCGCATCCGCACGCGCCTGCCCGAATTGGCCGCACGCCGGCGCTTCTTCGACCGCGTGCTGCAGGGGCCGATCCCCGCGCTGCTGCGGCAGGGCGACACCGCGAAGGCGCGGCGCGAGTTCATCGCCGCCCTGGAGCAGCCCCAGCTGCCGCCGTCGGGCAGCGTCGCGCTGGTCGGCGCCGGCCCCGGCGATCCGGGCCTGCTGACCCTGCGGGCGCTGCGCGTGCTCAACGAAGCCGACGTGGTCCTGCACGACCGCCTGGTCAGCGCCGAGGTGCTCGCATTGGCGCGGCGCGACGCGGAGTTCATCGAAGTCGGCAAGCAGGTCGGCGGCGACCACCACGCCACCCAGGAACGCATCCACCGCCTGCTGGTCGAACACGCCCGCCTCGGCAAGCGCGTGGTGCGGCTCAAGGGCGGCGATCCGTTCGTGTTCGGCCGCGGCGGCGAGGAACTGGAGGCGCTGCGCGCGCATAGCATCGATTTCGAAGTCGTGCCCGGCATCACCGCGGCGATCGCCTGCGGCGCGTATGCCGGCATCCCGCTGACCCACCGCGACCACGCGCAGTCGGTGCGCTTCATCACCGCGCACACGCGCGACGACGACGCCTGCGACTGGGCCGCGCTGGCGCAGGAGAAGCAGACGCTCGCGTTCTACATGGGCGTGGCGGGCCTGGAGCGCATCCGCGATCGCCTGCTGGCCCACGGCCGCGCCGCGAGCACGCCGTTCGCGCTGATCGAGAACGGCACGCGACCTGAACAGCGGGTGGTGCTGGGCACCTTGGCCGATCTGCCCGAAACAGCACGTTTTTACTGCGTGGGCGCGCCGGCCTTGCTGGTCATCGGCGAGGTCGCCGCGCTCGCGGCGAGCCTGCACTGGTTCGGTAGCGAACCCTTAACGGCAGCGGGCGCAGGATGCAGTCCGCTCGCGAATCTTGCGCAGGCCGCCTGATTCCCCCACTCCGAGTACAGATCCCCAATGACCATCTACAACAGCATCCTCGACACCATCGGCTCCACGCCCATCGTGAAGCTGCATCGCATCGCGCCCGCGCACGTCACCCTGTACGCGAAGAACGAGGCCTTCAATCCCGGCGGCTCGGTCAAGGACCGCCTCGCCCTGGCCATCGTCCTCGACGCCGAACAGAAGGGCCTGCTCAAGCCGGGCCAGACGATCATCGAGGCGACTTCAGGCAACACCGGCATCGCGCTGGCGATGGTGGCCGCCGCGCGCGGTTATCCGTTCGTGGCGGTGATGTCGGATTCCTTCTCCATCGAACGCCGCAAGCTGATGCGCGCCTTCGGCGCGAAGGTGATCCTCACCCCCGCCGCCGAACGCGGCAGCGGCATGGTGCGCCGGGCGAACGAATTGGCGCAGAAGCACGGCTGGTTCCTCGCGCGCCAGTTCGAGAACGAAGCCAACCCGGCCTACCACCGCAGCACCACCGGCCCGGAAATCCTGCGCGACTTCGCCGGCCAGCGCCTGGACTATTTCGTCAGCGGCTGGGGCACCGGCGGCACGATCACTGGAGCCGGCGAAGTGCTCAAGCTCGCGCGTCCGGGCATCAAGGTGATCGCCAGCGAACCGGCCGGCGCCGCGCTGCTGTCCGGCCAGGAATGGAAACCGCACAAGATCCAGGGCTGGACCCCGGACTTCCTGCCCGCGGTGCTCAGCCGCACGATCGCCGACGAGATCCTGCCGATCGACGAAGTGGTGGCCCGCGACACCGCGCGCCGCCTCGCCGCCGAGGAAGGCGTGTTCGTGGGCATTTCCGCCGGCGCCACCGTCGCGGCGGCCCTGCAGGTGGCCGAGCGCGCACCGGAAGGCTCGGTGCTGCTGGCGATGCTGCCGGATACCGGCGAACGCTATCTGTCGACCTTCCTGTTCGAAGGCGTGAGCGAAGGCTCCGACGACGAATGGCTGGCGTCGCTGGAGGCGCAAGCCGCCGCGGCCTGAGCGTTCGGCTGGTGTAGCCCGGGTAAGCGCAAGCGCACACGGGCTCCACCGACATGAGCCCGCTATCAGGCGGTAGTGCGCCGGGGCCGGGACACGCACCAACGTCGCAGCGATCACTCGGCCGTGCGGTTACTCTTCGCGTCCATCTCCACGCGACGCCCGCATGACCGCTTCCGACTCCATCGACCGCGAAACCGCCCGCACCGCCTGGACGCGCGCCGCCACCGGCGATGCCGGCCTGCAGCTGCAGCGCGCGTCCGTCGACGCCGGCTTCCGCAGCTACTGGCGCGCGCAGACCGATGCCGGCAGTCGCATCGTGATGGATTCGCCGCCGGAGCT
It encodes:
- the cysG gene encoding siroheme synthase CysG is translated as MSAPPLFPLFTQLAGRAVLVVGGGAVARRKVLALLPTQARIRLGATEVEPELAELARAGRIELIRGAFTPAWLDGAWLVIAATDDPQVNRAVAAAAEARRVWANVVDDAELSSVHLPARVERGPVQIAISSGGGAPMLARHLREQLESRFDESLGALADLLSQARERIRTRLPELAARRRFFDRVLQGPIPALLRQGDTAKARREFIAALEQPQLPPSGSVALVGAGPGDPGLLTLRALRVLNEADVVLHDRLVSAEVLALARRDAEFIEVGKQVGGDHHATQERIHRLLVEHARLGKRVVRLKGGDPFVFGRGGEELEALRAHSIDFEVVPGITAAIACGAYAGIPLTHRDHAQSVRFITAHTRDDDACDWAALAQEKQTLAFYMGVAGLERIRDRLLAHGRAASTPFALIENGTRPEQRVVLGTLADLPETARFYCVGAPALLVIGEVAALAASLHWFGSEPLTAAGAGCSPLANLAQAA
- the cysK gene encoding cysteine synthase A; its protein translation is MTIYNSILDTIGSTPIVKLHRIAPAHVTLYAKNEAFNPGGSVKDRLALAIVLDAEQKGLLKPGQTIIEATSGNTGIALAMVAAARGYPFVAVMSDSFSIERRKLMRAFGAKVILTPAAERGSGMVRRANELAQKHGWFLARQFENEANPAYHRSTTGPEILRDFAGQRLDYFVSGWGTGGTITGAGEVLKLARPGIKVIASEPAGAALLSGQEWKPHKIQGWTPDFLPAVLSRTIADEILPIDEVVARDTARRLAAEEGVFVGISAGATVAAALQVAERAPEGSVLLAMLPDTGERYLSTFLFEGVSEGSDDEWLASLEAQAAAA